The sequence cgtgggctctagagcgcaggctcagtagttgtggcgcacgggcttagttgctccgcggcatgtgggatcttcccagaccagggctcgaacccgtgtccgctgcattggcaggcggattcttaaccactgcaccaccagggaagcccctaatacacttttaattttagaaagtttAGAAGATACATAAAATcacaaaaaagagaattaaaaatcagTGTAATCACCATTCTGAGATAATCACTGGGGTACATTTTTTATTTCGTTGattgtaaaagtaatatatgcttgATGGAAAACCACTTTTTCAGTACAAGCACtccatttcttttcctcatcTCGATCCTCAGGGGTAGCAGTTGTTAATTATGTTATTTTCAGACATTTTTCTCTGCATATAGAATGTGTGTATAATACTTCTCACCTCCCCCCCTTAATTGGAACCACATTATTCACACTTTCTATACAGTGTAGAAAGTGTGTTGACATAGATAAGTCCATGTCAGTATGTACAGGTCATTGTTTTTACCTATATCAtataattccattgtatggggATAAAATCAGTGATTGTTTtggttaaattaatttaaaattcattactgtatggagacatttttgattgtcacaacttgggGGGTGGCATCAATGgttggaggccagggatgctgttgaaTATCCTTCAGTGCCCAGACAGCgctccacagcaaagaattatctgtcccccaaatgtcaatagctcTGAGTTTGAGAAACCTTGCTATAGTCATTTTGGGGGATACTTTATTGATTTTCCTGCTCTTATTGTCATACAGTAATTCTCTGAGCTGCGCTTCTGTTGTGTTAGCATAATTTTCTCTGTGGCCATTTTAGGTGCAGCCACTTCCTTGAGACTACTCCAGATACCTTATATGAACTGCATGGAAAAAAACTTgaacttggaaaaaaattattctgttcTCCCTAGACTCTCCTCCTTATTCTGTGGTTAAAACTGAATTTGCATCTCTTACTGTTTGATTCAACTCAGGGTCTCAGCCTTTTGGaagtgaaagatcagctgttgctAATGTACCTTATGGATCTGAGCCATCTCATTCTGGACAAAGCCTCAGGAGGGTCTCTTCAGGGACATCCTGCAGTTTTGAGACTGGTGGAGATTCGCACGGTATGAGGCATTTGTCATCTTAGAGTTCTGCGTTTCTATATCCTGAACTCCAGGACTGTGACACAATAGCTCTCATTTAAGTGGGTGTTCTCATGTTTAAGGGAGGAAACCaaatgaaaaaaagcatttttgtcttcatttgcTCTACTTTGTGCATATTTTAGGTGCTTTATCTGGCAACTTAACATAGGGACTTTTGGTGTATGCTTAATTTTGAGGAGGACATGTAATCCTATTTAACCACATTATAGGTTTTGGAAAAGCTTCGTCCTTTGGACCAAAAACTGAAGTATCAAATTGACAAACTGGTGAAGACGGCAGTGACAGGCAGCCTCAGTAAGTGGGGGAAGCTGTAAGGTTATGTGTGGCCGTTCACAAAGTTCCAGATCTTGTAAAATCTCTTGGGTCTTTTATTTTAGGTGAGAGTGACCCACTCCGTTTTAAGCCTCATCCCAGCAATATGATGAGCAAGGTAAGAGGTTGCATTATCCTGATTTTCCTGAGGAATCTAAGCCTGAATGAGCCTTGTAATACTCCTGGATCTCCTGGGATTCTCTTATTACCGTTGATTCCCAGCTTGTGCCTTAGAATGTTGAATGTGAgattcccctttctccctcttgtTTGTATTCCCACCTTCCCAGAGTACTTCAGCTTTGGATTTTCTTAGCGCTTGTTTGACTAACGCTTCCTAAGTTTGTGGACATTATGTTCCTTTTGTAGTTGAGCTCTGGGGATGAGGAGGAAGATGAAGCAGAGGAAGGCCAGTCTGGGGCTTCAGGGATGAAATCTGGAAAAGGGACAGCTAAGAAATATGTTCCACCACGCTTGGTTCCAGTGCATTATGGTATGAACTGTGGCTGCTGCTTCCTCAGCATGAATTgtgtttctcttctctgttctggGATAACCCTTGCTGATTTTTATCCCATAGATGAAACGGAAGCTGAGCGGGAGAAGAAGCGCCTAGAACGAGCCAAGAGACGGGCATTGAGCAGCTCTGTCATTCGTGAACTAAAGGAGCAGTACTCGGATGCTCCAGAGGAAATCCGAGATGCTCGGCATCCTCATGTTACTCGACAGAGCCAGGAGGATCAACACAGGTCCGAGTCCTTGCAGTTAGAAATTGTTTTCTATGCTGTAGAGACCTGTCCTTTCGCTTTGAATGACGATGATTAAGTCTAATTCCAAGAGAACCCACGTTATCTAGAAAGTGGAGTGCAAAATTTGGTGTGACGGTTTCTAAGAGTTAGGGGTTTGAAGTACAGAATAGGAACTAGCGggggaaatgtctttttttcccccccaactgTTCAGGCTGAGCAAGTGCTACATGGAGAAGACTATATGCAGTTCCACCTAGTAGGATTTTAAAGTTCTGTATTTCACTCTCACTGCTCTTTATTTTCTGCAGAAGGCAAGAAAGTCACGTTTTTATAATGGCATGGAGAGTGCTAGATAAGTTCAgggaagaaaagtagaaaagcaaTTATAAGTTGAACACAGATGCATCAACTTTGCCCAGGTGTTCATCTCTACAGTTGGTAGATTTGAGTGAGAAGGTTCGTGTAGAGGATCCTGTTTATGGAGCTGGAATATAAAGAATTTTCTGATATAGTTTAAGTATTCCTGTGGATGGGCTGTGAGTTCAtctctggggaggagggaagttcTAGTGCAAAGAACATTTCACTGAGTATTGAGCATTGAGTGTTGAGCACACAGTATCACCTCACTAAATACTGTAGTGACTTGCTATGAAATTTCTTGAGAACTGTCTGAACGAGGGGTGAGTAAACACCTGGGCCCAGGTTCTTGGCTGcaactttctgcctctatgtACTGAGCATGCTGCAAGTGGTGTCTGTGTTTCTCTGGCAGGATTAACTATGAGGAGAGCATGATGGTGCGTTTAAGTGTCAGTAAGCGGGAGAAAGGACGGCGAAAACGAGCAAATGTCATGAGCTCACAAATTCATTCCCTCACGCACTTCAGTGACATCAGTGCTTTGACAGGAGGAGCCCCTCATCTTGATGAGGTGAGGTAGTGATACAGTGGTGGGAGGTGACCTTAATGCTGTCAGCTAAATGTATGTGGGCTTGTTGCCGTGAGGAACTTGGGAAGGGACACTAAACTTGGAAGCTCACTGCCATTCCTTCCCTTCGCCATGTGTCTCCAGGATCAGAATTCTACTAAGAAGCGGAAGAAGATAGCTAAGAAAGGTCAGAAGAAAAAAGGTTAGTGAATGGCTAGGACCTGGGTGAACAAGTGCAGGATGGGGTTTACGAATTGGGATGCCAACTCCGGATTTGCCATCCTGTAGGTCTTACCGACCTTTACAGTATCTCTTCCATACTGGGTGTTAATCTCTTTAGAGGtgggcatttatttttttctttcccaagatgaAAATCAGCATCATTCACAAAAGAGATTTCTGGATTCTATTTCTGAAGGCCCCACAGCTCCTGTTCAGGTTTCCTTAAGTAAACTATAAAAATGTCACTTGAAGGAACCATTATCCCATTTCAGTTTCCATCCTGCTTCTAGTCTTTTGTCCTGGGAGGATACAGAGAGTATTGCCGAGGGAACCCACTCCTATCGAGCCCTTCTCTCTAGATGTCCTTTTTTTCTGTCCCTTTGGCTTTTCCCAACTGTCCTTTGCCTCATTCTTGGTTTCCCTTCCTTTCAGGTTTTCGGAGGCGGCGGTGATTATGGGTgtacatatttaatttattttttgtcatcCTGGGATACTTC comes from Balaenoptera ricei isolate mBalRic1 chromosome 2, mBalRic1.hap2, whole genome shotgun sequence and encodes:
- the NGDN gene encoding neuroguidin, with amino-acid sequence MAAPEVLESDLPNAVALLKNLQEQVMAVTAQVQALTKKVQAKAYPTEKGLSLLEVKDQLLLMYLMDLSHLILDKASGGSLQGHPAVLRLVEIRTVLEKLRPLDQKLKYQIDKLVKTAVTGSLSESDPLRFKPHPSNMMSKLSSGDEEEDEAEEGQSGASGMKSGKGTAKKYVPPRLVPVHYDETEAEREKKRLERAKRRALSSSVIRELKEQYSDAPEEIRDARHPHVTRQSQEDQHRINYEESMMVRLSVSKREKGRRKRANVMSSQIHSLTHFSDISALTGGAPHLDEDQNSTKKRKKIAKKGQKKKGFRRRR